The following proteins come from a genomic window of Trifolium pratense cultivar HEN17-A07 linkage group LG4, ARS_RC_1.1, whole genome shotgun sequence:
- the LOC123919771 gene encoding subtilisin-like protease SBT1.7, with protein MKFSFPVFLLVLLMGLCDASSLKSTYIVHVAKSEMPESFEHHALWYESSLQSVSESAEMMYTYENAIHGFSTRLTDEEARLLESQTGILAVWPEVKYELHTTRTPQFLGLDKSADMLFPASSTGSDVVVGVLDTGVWPESKSFDDTGFGPIPTTWKGACESGTNFTASNCNKKLIGARYFAKGAEAMLGPIDETTESRSPRDDDGHGTHTSTTAAGSVVTGASLFGYASGTARGMATRARVAAYKVCWKGGCFSSDILAAIDKAISDNVNVLSLSLGGGMSDYYRDSVAIGAFAAMEKGILVSCSAGNAGPSAYSLSNVAPWITTVGAGTLDRDFPASVSLGNGLNYSGVSLYRGNALPESPLPLIYAGNATNATNGNLCMTGTLSPELVAGKIVLCDRGMNARVQKGAVVKAAGGLGMVLSNTAANGEELVADTHLLPATAVGEKEGDAIKKYLFSDAKSTVKIVFQGTKVGVQPSPVVAAFSSRGPNSITPQILKPDLIAPGVNILAGWSKAVGPTGLPVDERRVDFNIISGTSMSCPHVSGLAALIKSAHPEWSPAAVRSALMTTAYTAYKNGNKLQDSATGKTSTPFDHGSGHVDPIAALNPGLVYDLTVDDYLGFLCALNYTATQITALARRKFQCDAGKKYSVSDLNYPSFAVVFDTMGGVNTVKHTRTLTNVGPAGTYKASVTSDSKAVKITVDPEELSFKENEKKPFTVTFTSSGSTPQKVNGFGRLEWSNGKSIVGTPISISWD; from the coding sequence ATGAAGTTCTCTTTTCCTGtatttcttttggttttgtTAATGGGTCTATGTGATGCATCTTCTTTGAAGAGCACTTACATAGTGCACGTTGCAAAATCTGAAATGCCAGAGAGTTTCGAGCACCATGCTTTATGGTATGAGTCTTCTTTACAATCTGTATCTGAATCAGCTGAAATGATGTACACTTATGAAAACGCGATTCATGGTTTCTCAACCAGATTAACTGATGAAGAAGCGCGTTTGCTTGAGAGCCAAACGGGGATTCTAGCTGTTTGGCCTGAAGTGAAATATGAACTTCATACAACAAGAACTCCTCAGTTTCTTGGCCTCGATAAATCCGCCGACATGTTGTTCCCTGCATCAAGCACAGGAAGCGATGTTGTCGTCGGTGTTCTCGATACCGGTGTTTGGCCGGAAAGTAAAAGCTTCGACGACACTGGATTTGGTCCTATACCCACAACATGGAAAGGCGCGTGTGAATCGGGTACAAACTTCACAGCTTCAAACTGCAACAAAAAGCTCATCGGAGCAAGATATTTCGCAAAAGGTGCTGAAGCCATGTTAGGTCCTATCGACGAAACAACAGAGTCTAGATCTCCACGAGACGACGACGGTCACGGCACACACACCTCAACAACAGCAGCAGGATCAGTCGTTACAGGTGCAAGTCTCTTCGGTTACGCTTCCGGAACAGCGCGTGGGATGGCCACGCGCGCTAGAGTTGCTGCTTACAAAGTTTGTTGGAAAGGTGGTTGTTTCAGTTCCGATATTTTAGCAGCTATTGATAAAGCTATTTCAGACAATGTTAATGTTCTGTCACTTTCTCTCGGTGGTGGCATGTCTGATTATTACAGAGATAGTGTTGCTATTGGTGCTTTTGCTGCAATGGAGAAAGGGATTCTCGTTTCTTGCTCCGCTGGAAATGCTGGTCCTAGTGCTTATAGTTTATCTAATGTAGCTCCATGGATTACTACCGTGGGTGCTGGCACACTTGATCGTGATTTCCCTGCTTCTGTTAGTCTCGGTAACGGATTAAATTATTCCGGCGTGTCGCTTTATCGAGGCAACGCTTTGCCGGAATCTCCATTACCGTTGATTTATGCAGGGAATGCTACTAATGCTACCAATGGGAATTTATGTATGACTGGAACTTTATCGCCGGAGTTAGTTGCCGGGAAGATTGTTTTATGTGACCGTGGGATGAATGCTAGGGTACAGAAAGGAGCTGTTGTGAAAGCTGCCGGTGGATTGGGAATGGTGCTGAGTAACACGGCGGCGAACGGTGAAGAGCTGGTGGCGGATACTCATTTGTTACCGGCGACGGCAGTTGGTGAGAAAGAAGGTGATGCGATCAAGAAATATTTATTCTCCGATGCGAAATCGACGGTTAAGATTGTGTTTCAAGGAACAAAGGTGGGAGTGCAACCTTCTCCGGTTGTCGCGGCGTTTAGTTCACGTGGTCCCAACTCAATCACACCGCAGATCTTGAAACCTGATCTAATAGCGCCAGGTGTCAACATCTTAGCTGGGTGGTCAAAGGCAGTAGGTCCCACTGGTTTACCAGTTGATGAAAGACGCGTGGATTTCAATATTATCTCTGGTACATCCATGTCGTGTCCTCACGTGAGTGGTTTAGCCGCTTTGATTAAATCGGCTCATCCGGAATGGAGTCCAGCTGCTGTTAGATCGGCTCTTATGACAACGGCTTATACGGCTTACAAAAACGGTAACAAATTGCAAGATAGTGCAACTGGAAAAACCTCCACACCGTTTGATCATGGATCAGGACACGTGGATCCTATTGCTGCACTTAACCCTGGGTTGGTTTATGATTTAACTGTGGATGATTATTTAGGTTTTCTCTGTGCATTAAACTACACAGCAACGCAAATAACAGCTTTGGCAAGGAGAAAGTTCCAGTGTGACGCGGGTAAAAAGTACAGTGTGTCTGATCTTAATTACCCTTCATTTGCCGTTGTTTTTGATACAATGGGTGGGGTTAATACAGTTAAACACACGAGAACTCTTACAAACGTGGGACCCGCGGGAACTTACAAGGCTTCCGTGACGTCTGATTCAAAAGCTGTGAAAATAACGGTTGATCCTGAAGAGTTGAGTTTCAAGGAGAATGAGAAGAAACCGTTTACGGTAACGTTTACTTCTTCGGGTTCGACACCTCAGAAGGTGAATGGATTTGGAAGATTGGAATGGAGTAATGGGAAGAGTATTGTTGGAACTCCAATTTCAATTAGTTGGGATTGA
- the LOC123919772 gene encoding uncharacterized protein LOC123919772 has product MEKQTAKETKPTNDESSKGNTEGLPLEDSPYVQYKDLEDYKRQGYGTQGHQQPKEGRGAGSTEAPTLSGANVASQAEFNATNVINSKGVP; this is encoded by the coding sequence ATGGAGAAACAAACTGCAAAGGAAACAAAACCAACAAATGATGAATCAAGCAAAGGAAACACTGAAGGGCTTCCATTAGAGGACAGTCCTTACGTGCAATACAAGGATTTAGAAGATTATAAGAGACAGGGTTATGGTACACAAGGTCACCAACAACCTAAGGAAGGTCGTGGAGCTGGTTCTACAGAGGCACCAACTCTTTCTGGTGCTAATGTTGCCTCTCAGGCTGAATTCAATGCTACTAATGTTATTAATAGCAAAGGAGTTCCTTAA
- the LOC123919773 gene encoding uncharacterized protein LOC123919773 produces the protein MATNSVQEKQNHPKEEPEEHEEALSLCDLPLSPNQLSTKEEQHSHINEKQEEFNFHSWVGFFSTEPKMCVADEVFFQGQILPSRFSFSSEAGLLTTKSLYQQHDGKQFNSKFNQCKFNEFRSNSSTSQNSNTSTSTSSTTTPIVSNSISSKSKVRNQFHTHPSPKPQLKSSCPRKSTTQSRKSSVWEIFRLGVVPTPEIELQDLKVRSSNKNCVSRNSSSSSSNNSTLNDKGGKMSKKNDVFKHFVGKRGGLLSGCDCSIETVKFDMVMNKGENKSGYNAESTRKHAMKEKVMEWKKQKQRQKQGKKVMSRRRTFEWLKELHANHVDEEALLSNPS, from the coding sequence ATGGCAACAAACAGTGTCCAAGAAAAACAGAACCATCCAAAAGAAGAACCAGAAGAACATGAAGAAGCATTGTCACTTTGTGATCTTCCACTATCTCCAAACCAATTATCAACTAAAGAAGAACAACACTCTCACATCAatgaaaaacaagaagaatTCAATTTTCATTCATGGGTTGGTTTCTTTTCAACAGAACCAAAAATGTGTGTAGCTGATGAAGTTTTCTTCCAAGGTCAAATTCTTCCATCACGTTTCTCATTCAGCTCCGAAGCCGGCTTATTAACAACAAAATCACTATACCAACAACATGATGGTAAGCAATTCAATTCCAAATTCAATCAATGCAAATTCAACGAGTTTCGAAGCAATAGTAGTACAAGTCAAAACTCGAATACATCAACTAGTACTAGTTCTACTACAACACCAAtagtttcaaattcaatttcttcaaaatccAAAGTTAGAAACCAATTTCACACACATCCAAGTCCAAAACCTCAGTTAAAATCATCTTGTCCAAGAAAATCGACAACTCAAAGTAGAAAATCATCGGTATGGGAAATTTTTCGATTAGGCGTGGTCCCTACGCCAGAAATAGAATTACAAGACCTCAAGGTTCGTAGTAGTAATAAAAATTGTGTCAGTCGTAATAGTAGTAgcagtagtagtaataatagtACTTTAAATGATAAAGGTGGCAAAATGAGTAAGAAAAATGATGTTTTCAAACACTTTGTTGGTAAACGAGGTGGTTTGTTGAGTGGTTGTGATTGTTCAATTGAAACGGTAAAATTTGACATGGTGATGAACAAAGGTGAAAACAAAAGTGGATATAATGCAGAAAGTACTAGGAAGCATGCCATGAAAGAAAAAGTTATGGAGTGGAAGAAACAGAAGCAAAGGCAAAAGCAAGGGAAAAAGGTCATGTCACGTCGTAGAACGTTTGAATGGCTTAAAGAGTTGCATGCAAATCATGTTGATGAAGAGGCATTGTTATCAAATCCGTCATGA